The Candidatus Nanoarchaeia archaeon genome contains the following window.
GTTGCGATTAGCCTGTCAAAAGGCGCAGGCAATGAAGCCCTGAGGGAGATTATTATAAAGTCCATAGGGGTGGATTTGTGGGGAAAAGATGAGGTAGGAAAAGATGAGGCAGAAAGATGAAGTGTGATCAGTGTTGTCAGTGGGAGCAAGTGGCAGAATCAAGGCGTAAAAAACCAGATCACAAGAGGGATTTGCAATGAAAGGGATACTCCGCAGGATTGCCGGGCCTGTTGTCGTGGCGAGCCAGGTTGAAGCGAGGATGTTTGATATTGTCAGGGTGGGAAAAGAGCGGCTGATGGGCGAAGTCATCCAGCTTGACGGCCCGGATACTGTTATCCAGGTCTATGAAGATACCTCCGGGCTTAGGCCTGGAGAGCCTGTTGAGAACACGGGGCTTCCCTTGTCTGTTGAGCTCGGGCCGGGTCTCCTGACATCGATTTATGACGGCATTCAAAGGCCCCTGCCTGTGCTGATCAAGGAGATGGGAGACTTCATCAGAAGAGGCGTTGATGCTCCGGGGCTGGATCCAAAGAGGAAATGGCAGTTCAAGGCAACAGCAAAGAAAGGCCAGAAAGTCAGGCCTGGCGATGTTCTCGGAGAGGTGGAAGAGACCCCGGGCATCATCCACAGGATCCTTGTCCCTCCTGATAAAGAGGGCACATTGACAGACATCAGGTCAGGGCTGTTCACAGTCAAGGATGCGGTCGGAAATCTGGACGGAAAGACTGATCTTTTTCTTATGCACAAATGGCCGGTAAGAAAGCCAAGGCCTGTTGCAAAGAAGCTTCCGCCCAATATGCCATTAGTCACAGGCCAGCGCATCTTTGACGCGTTGTTTCCTGTTGCCAAAGGAGGCGTTGCAGCAATCCCGGGGCCATTCGGAGCAGGCAAAACCGTCACCCAGCAGCAGCTCGCAAAATGGTGCGACGCAGACATCATTGTCTATATCGGATGCGGTGAAAGAGGCAATGAGATGACAGAAGTCCTTACAGAATTCCCTCACCTCAAAGACCCAAAGACAGGAAAGCCATTGATGAATAGGACGGTGTTGATTGCAAACACCTCCAACATGCCGGTTGCTGCAAGAGAGGCGTCAGTCTACACAGGGATTACCATCGCTGAATACTACAGAGACATGGGCTACTCAGTTGCATTGATGGCTGACTCAACATCGCGATGGGCAGAAGCCATGCGTGAGATCTCCTCAAGGCTGGAGGAAATGCCAGGCGAGGAAGGATATCCTGCATATTTGTCAACAAGGCTTTCAGAATTC
Protein-coding sequences here:
- a CDS encoding V-type ATP synthase subunit A, with protein sequence MKGILRRIAGPVVVASQVEARMFDIVRVGKERLMGEVIQLDGPDTVIQVYEDTSGLRPGEPVENTGLPLSVELGPGLLTSIYDGIQRPLPVLIKEMGDFIRRGVDAPGLDPKRKWQFKATAKKGQKVRPGDVLGEVEETPGIIHRILVPPDKEGTLTDIRSGLFTVKDAVGNLDGKTDLFLMHKWPVRKPRPVAKKLPPNMPLVTGQRIFDALFPVAKGGVAAIPGPFGAGKTVTQQQLAKWCDADIIVYIGCGERGNEMTEVLTEFPHLKDPKTGKPLMNRTVLIANTSNMPVAAREASVYTGITIAEYYRDMGYSVALMADSTSRWAEAMREISSRLEEMPGEEGYPAYLSTRLSEF